The window TTCATGATGAAATATTGGAGACACTTTTTGAATCCCCCAAAACTGGCAAAAAACCTCACTGAATCATACCTTAAACTGAGAGGATAGTTTTTTTTCTATGTTGATGAAACTGAATTTCTTTTCACATGAAATGTTGtgtaaacacaaatgtgtgtcaAATGGCCATAGGAAATTTCCCGAAATtgccaaatcccagagagattAATTGGTATCCTCCTCCTGATTACTGGTAGTCACGGAACACTTGACTCAAGCTCGGCTGAACCTTGTTTTGAATCAAGAGAGCTCTATGCTGCGAGTCAGGAACAGCTGCTTTCACTTCCAGTTTTTAACGGCTAGAGCAATGAAACCTTTGCGGGTCCGTGGCACCTGAGACATACAAGACGGGTTTTTAAGGAAGCTGTCAGGATTCCTGTGGATGCTTGATGTGAGGGAGCACTATGACAGCGCTCAACACATCTGTGgctcttctgctcctgctgcctaTATTATTGACAggtaagaaagaaaatcatttatttcttttattttatcatttggttgatttattttgcatttattaTCGTTGTTAATGAAAATCACATAACATGGTAGACAGCCCGGTAAATTAGCTGATATATTTGATGTAATATTTAAAGTCTGATGTAACACATAACTATTTTCATGAACTATTTCTAATATGTACACCTTTACTTTTAAACTTCAttgttatatactgtatattatgtgtgtgtgtgtgtgtgtgtgtgtgtgtgtgtgtgtggcagggaaGAtggcatatatatatacacggTACTTGTTGTAGTCTGAAATTAGTCAAATTTATACCCCTTTACCAGGGGTCAATACTATTCAAACTGTTGGGATCAATTTGAAAAATGTTATATATTTAAAGACACCAATTCATACATGTGTGTTGTCATCTCCTTCAGGAGATGGGAAATACCTGTAGTTATATGACCTTATGAGTCACCCTCATAATGTCACTAAGGATTAATTGGTATGAACTTTGCACAAACCCTATCCATCCCGAAACTGACGGTGAAATTTTCCCTACATgcagtttcctgttttcataTCCAGCCACAGCATTAATTACCAAAGGTTAACTTTCATTGGCGCATGGGAATATATAGTGAAACGGGAAATAAGGAAATTGAATGCCTTTGTCATTAAATTTAAGCAGAATTacttatttaaaatgtattttatacaTGTCATGTGGCATTTTTGACAGGCGTGTGTCCCCAGAGACCCAGAGAGGTGTATGTGAAGGCAGGGGAGATGGCGTCGCTGTTCTGTCCTCACACAGGGCACCAGCAGAGGCTGACCTGGACCAGTCACATCCTCCCAGAGAGGGACCTGGATTTGACGGAGGACATGTCCTCGTCAGAGCGCAGACGGACGGGCCTCCTGGTTCATGGGAGGAACCTCGTGGTTCTTGAGGCTTCTATCAACCATCAGGGGAATTATTCCTGCTCTTTGGGGTAAAATATAAATGTACCCAAACAACATTACTCAAAAGAAGATAAAGCATTTACAACTAAAACGTGTTGGTCGCTATGGAGACACAATCCATTTTAATGATCTACATAGTGTGGCGGATACACGCGGCTTTCCTTCTTGCTTTCACACATTTTGGTTGTTTGGGCTGACAGCTGTAAACGCAGCAATTAGAAGCTTCATGAATGACACGACTGACTACGttaacaggaacaggagcagaCGGTTCTGGTTCAGGCTGACCGTGTTACCAGCACAGAGCCCAGAGTTGGAACCGAGGACGACGTACTCTCAGACATGCTTCACTCCAGAGGCCTGCACGCTGAGGTGTCCTACCGCGAACACACCGGCTCAAGACATACCAAACATGACCATAAATGAAATCGTGTGGCACAAGGTGCTGAATAACCCACACGCGCACGAACGCACACGTTTCCATGTGCCTGTCAATCATCTGGAGCTGAAGAATCAATCTCCTGTCATGCAGGAGGGTGAATCGTCAACACCATATTATATCTCCAGTGTGGAGGAGAAAGACGGGGGCATCTACACATGTGTCAGATCCTACCTCTACGGAGGCCAAATGTATAACAAGACCTTCGCAGTGGCGCTGGATGTTCAGCCAGGCAGTAAGACACACTTGTTTGATTGGCGACCATGTTTGCTGAAGCCACTGTGAGTCTGAtgttgctgttctgctgctgtgcaggACAATCAGAGCAGCCGAGGATACTTTCGCCGCACGCAAATGATGTATTTCATGTGGATTTAGGTCAGTTCTGTGTGATTCCCTCGCAGTAGATCGCTGCAAACTCGATCTTAAGACTCCAAAATTCCTTTTCCTAGGCTCAGCCTTGGTGATCGACTGTCGGGCTGTTATGTACTCGGAGTTTGAAGAGGTGTTCTGGTTAAGCGGGGACTCGTTCCTGGACACCAACGAGAGCTTACCAGTTTACTACAACTACACCAGGTAAACGCCTCACACAGGCGCGCCAGTTCTTGTGGCTACAATCCCACCGTGCATACTTTCACACCTCCTTCCTGgtcattttttttccagtgaATCGACCGGTACAGAGATAAAAATGACAGCATCGCTGGTCTTCAGAGAAGTGTCGGCGGAGGATCTGTCCAAGCGCTACACCTGTAAACTGGAATCTGAGAGCGTGCCCTCCACCTTCGTCACCGTCACTTTGGAACAAAAAGGTGCCCCTTTTACTGCTGGTGCTGACTTTGATTTATCCGCGTGAGGGTTGCATGAAATGAAGTGGGTGATCCTGTGACCAGTTCTGCTGTGTTCAACATCTCTGACACAGGTTTTTTAATTGCTTATAATTGATCCCCTGTAGCCTCTTTGAACTTCTTGGTGGAAGCTCTTTGGATTGGGATTGGGATAGTCATTGTTCTCACTGTGATGGCAGCAGTTCTTTATATAAAGCTGAAAAAGAGCATAGTTTTCTCTCTGCAAGATGCTCAGACTTGCCATGGCAGCACTTCAGGTAAGACCAGTCATTTAGGACTATAATCATCTGCTCCTCATAGCTTCTGTGAAACACCTGTGCGTTGCCGCGATGGTCACAATTTCCGCcgctgctttttgtttttgcacaggtGGAAAGAGCTACGATGCCTTGTTGGTGTCTTACAAGaatgaagaagacacaggaaTGATGGAACTTGACAGGAAATGGATGAAGAGTATTTTGGAGGAAAGATTTGGCTATGCTGTTTATGACTGCGGCATCATGAGGGGGAAAGGTAGGCATGTCAGGTGTAGTCTGATAGAGACTGAACTAAAGCAACGGAATCAATAACCCGGACTCTTGTGTGCAGGGGACGCTCTGTCAGATCGCATTCAGCAGAGCCGGACTGTGATCCTGGTTCCCACCTCCTCCGATGGTTGTCTGGAATCTGGCCTGCTGAGCCACAACCACATAGCCCTCATGAAGCAGAGCAGTCGTGTGGTTCTCATCAGATCTGAATCCTCAGCATCACCAAGGTCAGAGGAACTGCAGCATCTTGCCAAAGATGGACACTGCGTGACGTGGAAAGGGACGAGCTCCAGGttatcatcctcctccttctggaAGGAGCTGCAATGTTACCTACCTGTCCCACAGCAAACCAAAAGGAGACCTTTGCTGAGCACATTTACTAAGCACGATAACTGTGAAACAATGGACACGCATTACTGTTAGTAACTGCTTTCAGTTGAATACTACAGATAACTGTGGCCCGGCTTATTGTCTTTGTATTTCAAGTTATTTTAGTTCAAGCTttacaaatgtgttgtttttacatCGATACATAAACAATAATTGACTATTTATTCAACAAATTTCTCCATTTATGCATCGTAGTCTAGTCaatgaagagaagagaaagacagGGAAAAACGATATGAAACTGAAAACCTACAGCTCACATTTGACCTTTGGTTTGTTTCTAGATTACTTATCTCTATATACAGACAAGGGAAGATTTACTCCCTGTTCCAGAAAATTAGGCTGACTCACGTTGCTATTTGTCTGTTAATGATTCGTCATAGTCTTGTCCAGACATGTCCTGTTAATGTGCCGCTATTATAACACGTAATATCTCTGCATAGATATTAATCTTATTATTATCCAAgatagttttctatgtcaactggattgtttttcttggtgactcaccaccatgtgagggGTGATCCATGTGAGTCACCAAGCAGACAAAGTggagacacaccaactgaaactaggtgaaggACCCTGCCAACAACtctcaggggaccacccagaacATTCTAATGGTTCACAAGGGCtctattttcaagctctgtccccagcgagttcagatctgaagaagccttctggatagaaggcgaaacctCTTCAAAAGAGAAGTGAAACAATCCaggtgacacagaaaactacgtAGGATAACACTTAATATTTAACCACATGGTGGCAGCATACACAAAACAAAACGCTTTAATCTTTCTGCTGATTAAATTGCTAAAATTGTCGGACAACAGACGTTTGTCATATTTGTCTACGAACGGCTCATTTCAATGTGCGCATCTTATTTTTCAGACAACAaaagtgtcatttaaaaaaatccattcaTTTAGTTATTCTAAAAAAGGAATGCATGTTTATGCATTATTCTGAATCTGGTAAATATTTAGTGTGAAACCACATATGCTGGTGAAAATGAAACTTACGGAAGAGAGATAATGCTCCCATTGTAAACAACCCTTTAATTAGTAAAGAGAACAATATTATTAATGATAATGATTATTTGTTAATAATCATTATGCACTCTTCACACCGCCAATAATGATTATTTAATAATGATTATTAATCATATTGTTCTCTTTACTAATTAAAGGGTTGTTTACAATGGGAGCATTATCTCTCTTCCGTAAGTTTCATTTTTCACCAGCATTGTGGTTTCACGGGTTTGGGGAAATTACGGTCGGTTTCGCTGCGCAGTTGAGCTGATTGATTTTACGCGCTTTTTGCGACGTTTCCGATCGTTTTGTGCGCATTAAAGTtggcatgatgatgatgaaatgtCTCCTCTATCTGACTGCACTCTTCACATCATTAACAGGTAAGGGCCGTTGCCATGTAAACGCAGATTAGGAGACCAACgcgaagaagaaaagaggataCCTGGATAACGTTAAGATGGAATTTCACGCAACAGGATGCGAAAATAATAGAAACACGCTATGATCACGTCTGTCAAACTCAGACATAGCTACAATGTAAAAACGTGTCGCCTTTTAAAGAAATCTGttagtaaaaaaaatgtgtggttTTGTAAAAGAACGGGAAATAAGACACGGACTTCTCTTCAGAGCGTGGCTTTTCTCTGACAAAACTTGACAGCTGTATTAAAACCTGACTTGGTATATGAGACGCATATCAATGTATGTATTTCTAGCAATTTAAGTTTAGACTGGAAGCTCCCTTATTTTTCACACAATGGAAAGCAATATGGTCAATACAAATAGAATTTTTATTGATGTAAGCAtcaaagatccccccccccccccccccccccccttttggtTCCTCTTTTGGTTCCTCTTTTGGTTCAAATGGTTCCTTATAAACCAAGACTATTAGACAATGTCAATTTTTCCacatgaaaaccaggaaaaagcaAACATCCCAGCAAGTTTAAAGGTGTTATAAGAGATTACACAGCTTTAATCCAGCAATATAGGtctaaaatatttatttgtggAGAGTTTGTAAGTCACACATGACTGTAAAACCAAATAACTTTTcatttgcaggtgtgtgttctcAGACACCCAAAAATGTACAGGTTATGGCAAGTGAGATGGTGGCGCTGCACTGTCCTTTGAACACTACAACAATCTGGATCTATTACGCCGCCCAGGCGAAGGACCTGTCTGCGATGTCCATGGCAGAGCAGAGGCAGATGGGTGTGGTGGTGCACGGAAGAAATTTGGTGATCCTCAGCGCCTCTGTGGGGCATCAGGGGAATTACTCGTGTTCTGCAGGGTAAAGTCCAGTCGGTCCTAATGACAATCTTTAAAGACTTCTAAAATTAGAATCTGGACTGGTTTCTTGAGGCTTTTCCACAAATGATGTGACAGGAATAAAAGTGGACAGTCGTGGTTCAGACTGACGATTGAGGCGACGCGGAGCAGTACGTTTGATCAGACCTGTAATGCGAAAGAGTCCTGCACCTTGAAGTGCCCCGAAAAGAATGCTCCTGCTGAAAACATCCCAGGTATAAAACCCAGCGGCATCACATGGCACAAGGTATGTAGCTGGAGCAGAGAACAGAGCGAGCTATCCACTGTTTTTGAGTCATTTGGTTAAGTCCTTGTTTCTCCTTTTAGGCGGGTTACTTCAGGCGCGTGGAGGAGAAGGACCACGGTGTCTACACCTGCACCAGACATTATCAGTGTCACGATCAGTTATATAACATGACCTTCACCATGTTGCTTGACGTCAAACCAAACAGTATGCCTGCACACCTCTGCAGAAGTCCATATTCTCTCATGGTAATGTCATGAAAGTACCCTGTCGGCTTTTTATATACTCAGAAAAATACAGAGAATATCAGAAATCAGATATCATTTCACCGGGAATGGGCGAGACGTTCTATGTAGATTTAGGTGAGTTTCTATTGTTTCTATTGTGAGTTTCTAAGTTGAATTCTCTGCAATTCAAACCTACGCTAACTCTGCTTTTGACCAGGCTCGAGGGTGGTGATCAACTGCAAGGCTGTCATGTACTCAGAATTCGATGATCTGTTCTGGTTGATCGGGGAGGACTTTGTTACCACTAACCAGAGTCTGCCAGTTTTCTACAATCCTACAAGGTGTACTAATGGATTTTCCAGACCCTTTGCAACAGCAATTTTAATAACTGGTTTTAATTCAGCCGCATCCTTTGACTTAGCAGTGAATCTAAATCTGGAGAGATTAATATGACGGCATCGCTGGTGTTCAGCAATGTATCCGAGGCTGATTTGTTGAGGAATTATACATGTAAACTGGACACCGCCAGCCCGCCGGGAACATTCGTCACCATCCGCTTGGAGAAAAATGGTACGTTTGTCATCCAGTGTTTAGTCACGCAGGCTACCGACGGGTCTCAAAATCATCTTGCTCTCAAATTTCCCCGCAgggtcttctcctccttcttatCTTTCCCTGGCTGTCAGCGTCGGCTGCGTTGTGTTCTTCATGATTTCTGTCGTAATTGTCTACGCGAAGTTCAAAATTTACATGGTTTTGTTCCTGCGGGACACCCTCGGCTGTCACCGCAGCTCCTCAGGTACTTGTCGGACAGTCCATGTTGTACCTGTACTTGATTTCTACCTGTTTGCactgaaagctgctgctgtttgcttaGATGGAAAGAGCTACGATGCATTTTTGATGTGCTACAAGAGCGACACAGACGGAGGACTCAATGAACAAGACAAATGTTTTCTAGAGAGTGTTTTAGAAGAAAGATTTGGCTACAGCCTCTGCCTTTACGATCGAGATGTCTTGCCAGGGAACGGTATGTGCAATATATAGATGCATGTTAAAGAACCCACAGAGGGAGCCCCATGAAATGAtggtctgttttctgtttgcagCTGCACCAGATGCAGTGTTGGACAGCATCGAGCAGAGCCGGACCGTGGTTTTGATTCCCACTTCATCAGATTCCTGTCTGGAGTCTGGCCTCCTGATCGCTGTTCACTCAGCCCTTGTGGAGCATCGGACTCGTCTAGTGTTCATCCAAACTAATGTAGAACAGGGCACGTGTTCGGGGTCTGTGTCGGAGGCCTTGCAACTCCTCGCTGAGGCTGGAGATCGAGTGACGTGGAAGGGCTCAAGCTCCGTGccactctcctcttccttctggaAGAGGTTACGATACTACCTACCGGCCTTGCAGAATGTGAAAAAAATAAGACTTTTACCCTAGACAAATCAGGATGTTACATGAGTGAAGGGTTAAAAATGCTAAAGTTAAAAATCTGAGATTGCTAACAGTTAAGACTCTGTGTGTGATTTAATAATGTGTTAGTTATGACTCCTCATACATTCATCCAAAATAGTCAACTTTAATCATCACAGCTATGATCCGTCTATGTAAGCAGGTACTGTTGTGGTTTTGCTTTGTATAAACATTAAATGTTCTCCTTATTCAGTCATCATCCGAAAGCTCATGCTGAGTTTTGAACGACATATGTGCATTTTACaaagataagttgtctgctATGCCTCTGATGCCTCATGTCCTTGAAAGATGCTGGAACAGGCAGCAACAGACTTGTTCTAGAAACACAAGCTATGTATAGGATGGAGACTGGCTGTTAGCATCCAGCAGACAGCATGAGGTGTCATCCCAACTCAGAGAGGTACAGTTGGCCTGGTGAGCGTTCAGGTACCACGGAGACCGGGGGCAGTGCAGTGGTGACTAATGTTTCAGTCAAATGACCTTTTGGTTTTTTATTTACCACTAGGTTTTTGCTCAGTgcatctttgtttattttttgacTCATTGGCTGCAGGGCAaccttttgaaaagaacaatctCCTGGTACTCTATCTTGCATTTTTTTGGACATGAACAAACAGACAAGTGCCTTCTAAGTGGAAAGGCCTTTCCACCTtcttctcctcgtcctcccaACATCGAGGCACTgaagaaaaggctgaaaaaaATTCCTGTCAACACGAGGAATAGATAAATATATCGATGAGGTGTAGAGAAAGCAGCCATTCTGCTGTGACCTGACCGCAGATGTGAGAACTCTGAATCCGGTAAATTGGCTTTCACacaatatatacaatatatctGGAACAGCTCTGTGGGAGCTCAGTCTGTGCGGGTGGGATCATGCCATGGCATAATTTGGCATTGTGATAGCAGGGGGAGGTTCCAGGACACGTTCTGAGCACTACCGAGGTACTCTTGAACAAGGCACCGAACCATAAAAGGCTCACATATGACCCTGCTCCCTTTGTATGGCTGCTAAGTTCAACCACCATCCCTGTCTGGAGTCATTAATGACAGTCACTGTGTTTCAGGTTGACGTACCATCAGTGcaagaaacatttaaaatcaaatccaATCATATAGGCTGTAACAGCAGCCACTATCCAcaaagtcaaactttattaaaatcatGCATTATCTACAGTCCACGCTGCATTTTTGTCTGCAGTTTTGTTTGTGCAGAAATGGTGCTTCCATTCACAAAACAATCAAACAGACTGGAGTCAGTATATGAAGGAATAAACTGCTGCTTGTTCAAACACAACCGACACAGGAAACCAAATACCTACTACTTCAGCTACGTGTCCTGTGAAAACCTTGCATCTCGTGTCAGAGTCTAAGAGCGAGAAGTGACGGAAAAATACCAAGAAACAACACATGTGGTTATCAACatggggtgtgtgggtgtgtgtgtgtgtgtggggggggggcatcatgaCTGATCAGCAAGCAGTATATACAGATGGAGAGAAGCAAGACAGACATGGGATCTGTTATCTTTTACTTTATCTTGCCCATTTTGCTGCGAGCATGCTGCGTCAGAAACCAGAGAAGGATAACCCCGGGTAATCCGCTTCAAAATCTTATTTTATTGTAGGAGTTGAGATGTTTTTAAGAGTAAAGTTGTCATGTTGAAGGATTCAATGTCTTTTTcaatttatattttaaactaGAACAGATATTCAACCCTGTGTCTgtggtttaaaaaacaaacagcttaTTAACTGTCTTAGACCTTCGAAAGGATATTACACATGAGCGCTACAGAGCTGTGGAGGCAGAAATATTTATGATGCCCTGCCTTGGACCGGAAAAGACAGACGAGGGGGTCACCTGGTCCAGGACAAGCAAAGATGGGAAACATTTAAGCTTTGAGTGTGGAATGAACTTTGTTGCTGAGACACAACATTCTGGACAGTACACATGTCTCACATGGTAAATTATCATTTGTTTTAACTGAgattttaattcaatataattgATACTAAGCATCTCTCATTTATAAGATCTTTAACAAACGATCAGTTAAATTTTACGTGGACTGAGCATCATCTTTTTTTGCTGTCCAGTGACAGGAACTGGTCCTTCcacctgcaggtgctggagaGAAAAAGTCTGGGATGCTACCAACCTGAAGACGGTGCACAATATCTGCTTGTGAATCAAGGAGGGAATATTTCCTGTCCAGGTCTCAGCTGCAGTGACAACACAGATGTAATTTGGTACAAGATGAAGcaaaaggtggtgtgtgtgagcgggctGGAGGAACTTTGGAGGAACACACACCAGTTCAAACTAAAGTGATGCGTGTCCCCCTCCAGGGTATCAGAGCTGTCTCCTCGCAGCGCAGAGGGTCCTGCGAGCACAGCGGCTGGCTGAAACTCTGCCAGGTCAGCACGTATGACACTGGTGTGTATTTCTGTGACAGACAAACCACAGACAACTGGATCTTCCGGAGAGCCGTTAACGTCACTGTTGTACGTAAGTGCTGTCAAGGTGCAAGGATAGCCACTTAAAGCTTATGCTACATGTATAATGCTAAATGGTGATGCTAAATATACTTTATTTATCTTAATTTAAGCTCACCCTCTTTATCTTTTGACAGCTGGTTGTATTCTTTAGCTATTTCTTTAGCTGATATTTTACTCCCCAATGGGCTGCTGACAATTACCAGTGGCTGCTCTTGTttcacctcatcatcatcatcatcatcatcatttctaTTAATGGAGCTGTGTAACTGATTGCATGTACCTTAACAGCCTATTACACACCAAGAGAACCTCCCAAAATCATGTATCCTGATGGAAACCTCACAGAGGAAGTGGAGCTTGGTAAGAACAACAGCGCAGTACGGTCTGATTGTGTTCTGAACAGGGGTTTGATGTTAGATTACTAGCTGTCACACAGGGGTCAGTGATTTGTACCTATTTCAGGAGAGCCTCACACTCTGGAATGCAGAATCCATTTTCCCATCGACATCATGAGAACGCATCCACCCGAGGTGCAGTGGTACATGAACCATAACATGGGGAAAACCCCCCGGGTGCTGATGGACAGTCAACAGTGAGTCATTGTTTCATTTGTTCTCATCATCAGTCAAACAAGAAATCTGAAGTCGTGAACTTTCTTTCTGTCCAGACTGgcaaataacatttttaaagtgGTCAAGGTCACTCAAAGAGCAGTCATCGAGGAGGTGACCCCACAACATTTGCACAACACGTACACCTGCACGGCCACCAATATCAATGGAAGCAGCACTGTTACCATCAGACTGAAGCAAAGACACAAAGGTGGTGTTGTTCCTCGTCAACCTGGGCTATTTCCATTAAGTCTAAATGCGATGCCTGTTTAAACTAATTTGAAAAGAGGAACATGAATGATTAATTATACAGTAGAATTTATATGTTTAACAGCAATAATTCACAATTTGGTTAACTAATTTCTGAGAACCATAATTACTTCTGTGATTTCAAGTGATTAAATGTGGGTTGTAATGTGGAGACTTGTTTACAGTAAAATGGCCGTGTCTGGTTCAATATCCCATTGGACCTTTGCTGCTGGTGGCCGGGCTGGGCATCATTTTGCACATGAAATGGTTGGAACTGCAGCTGATCTTCAGATCCTACTTCCAGTTTGGAAATCACAGCAGAGGTCAGGACCTCACACCCGTGGACATGCACTGACACACATGCGAAACCCAAATTTAACTGACATGCACTTCCTGACTAGAGCTACTGCTAGGCCTCACAGGATGTGGCTTCAGTTCTAGACACACTTGCTGCAAAATGTACTTTGCTTTGGATGGAATTTGGATTTCTTTATTCCACCTCATAATCACATACAGAAAGAACAATCATTGCTTTCTGCTCTCTTTCTGATTCACCGCCACTGGTCAGCTGAGAAAGAGTTCGATGTCTTTCTGTCATTTGTGTGGCCTCATAAATCCTCTCCGTCGCCCCCTGGCACCCATGACGAAGGTAAACGCAGCGCTCGAATTTGTGAGCTGGCGTGGTGTCGCATGAATATTAATCTTTTACAACAGCAGGTTGCACCAATTCGAACCTGCTCAACTGGAAGAAAGGTGGTGCCACAGAGAGACCACTGGAGGCGCTGCTGCCCCAGGTGTTAGAGGAGTGGGGGCATCGCCTCTGCCTCCTGGAGAGGGACGTGCTTCCTGGGGGAGGTCAGGTGATCAGACATCGCTGTGCGATTATGCGTGTTGGCAGTTTGACACTGATTGCTCCCATTTTATTTCAGTGTATGCAAACGATGTGGTCCTCTCTATCCAGAGGAGCCGGATGCTTATCTGCGTCCTGTCAGCTGACTACCTCTccaacaccgatgctgttttcATCCTGGAATCAGGAATCCAGGTAGACAAGTTTCTCACGTGACGTGGATGTTGAGTGAGGTTGTTGTGGTGAATATAAAAACAATTGAAATACTGTAGTTAATTTTAGTGATTAAATACGGCTGTTTGTGGATAGTAGCCTTTATGGTGATGGCATAGTATGTTGTATTAGTTCCAGTGAAAGTACTTAAAACCATGACCTGGTTTCATTATGTCTACTGACAAAGGGGTAAGAAATCTGTACCCACGTGTGAAACCAAAAGTAGTACCACCCTTTTAAATAGCTGTCAGAATTTGagattattaaataaatatttaaaggctttgtttatttccttttcttAAGGCTTTGTTGCTCAAATCTACCACAAAACTCCTCCTGATATGGACCAATAAAGCTTCAGCAGGCAAAATCAAGCCCGACCCCCCATTGCCCCTCCTGGTCCAAAAAGCCTTGAAGGTGCTGCCAAGTCTGGACTGGACCTCAGGAAATTCTGAGAGGAGAACCGGCAACTTCTGGAGATCTTTGAAAAAGTTGTTGCCCAGTGACAACATGAGTGGGTACTAGTGTACGAGAATCTAACGGTTTTATCTCTACACATGACTGTGCACTGAAATGTGTAAATGTCACCTGGAAACTTTCATACTCAGGGAAAAAATGAGCTACATTTTCCACAGATATATGATTGGTTGTGCTTCCCTTTAAAAAGCAGGCAAGCAAACCTGTTATTTTACAATGACATAGGTTAACAATATACTGAATAAAACATGTAATTTAACAAGTAATTTAATACTGTATGAAATGAATGTCTGCTTGTACCTTTTCTGTATGAACAAGTTAGAAAGGCATATTAAAATCATATTAAATATGGACTGAATAGCTTTTCTTGTAAAATTGTTTTACTACAGTCGTCGATGTTCAGAGAAAGTCCATTTAAACAAACGATCATAACAACACTTTAACCTTTAAGCTCTTCAGTTcgaatgaaaacaggaaaacagtcaTACGCCACACTGAAAAGCATTGTGGTTTTATTGGTGATTTCCAGGATATTCATAGTGATAATACATGGAAAAAATATGTCCAGTAACTGTCTAACAGCAGAACTCTCCAAAAGTGAACATACAGACGCACACGAATTGACAATGGAAAAACTAAATTCAGGAAAATGCGTCATCCAGATCATACCCTAAATACGCACAT is drawn from Takifugu flavidus isolate HTHZ2018 chromosome 2, ASM371156v2, whole genome shotgun sequence and contains these coding sequences:
- the LOC130521924 gene encoding interleukin-1 receptor type 2-like isoform X2 translates to MTALNTSVALLLLLPILLTGVCPQRPREVYVKAGEMASLFCPHTGHQQRLTWTSHILPERDLDLTEDMSSSERRRTGLLVHGRNLVVLEASINHQGNYSCSLGNRSRRFWFRLTVLPAQSPELEPRTTYSQTCFTPEACTLRCPTANTPAQDIPNMTINEIVWHKEGESSTPYYISSVEEKDGGIYTCVRSYLYGGQMYNKTFAVALDVQPGRQSEQPRILSPHANDVFHVDLGSALVIDCRAVMYSEFEEVFWLSGDSFLDTNESLPVYYNYTSESTGTEIKMTASLVFREVSAEDLSKRYTCKLESESVPSTFVTVTLEQKGGKSYDALLVSYKNEEDTGMMELDRKWMKSILEERFGYAVYDCGIMRGKGDALSDRIQQSRTVILVPTSSDGCLESGLLSHNHIALMKQSSRVVLIRSESSASPRSEELQHLAKDGHCVTWKGTSSRLSSSSFWKELQCYLPVPQQTKRRPLLSTFTKHDNCETMDTHYC
- the LOC130521924 gene encoding interleukin-1 receptor accessory protein-like isoform X1, whose amino-acid sequence is MTALNTSVALLLLLPILLTGVCPQRPREVYVKAGEMASLFCPHTGHQQRLTWTSHILPERDLDLTEDMSSSERRRTGLLVHGRNLVVLEASINHQGNYSCSLGNRSRRFWFRLTVLPAQSPELEPRTTYSQTCFTPEACTLRCPTANTPAQDIPNMTINEIVWHKEGESSTPYYISSVEEKDGGIYTCVRSYLYGGQMYNKTFAVALDVQPGRQSEQPRILSPHANDVFHVDLGSALVIDCRAVMYSEFEEVFWLSGDSFLDTNESLPVYYNYTSESTGTEIKMTASLVFREVSAEDLSKRYTCKLESESVPSTFVTVTLEQKASLNFLVEALWIGIGIVIVLTVMAAVLYIKLKKSIVFSLQDAQTCHGSTSGGKSYDALLVSYKNEEDTGMMELDRKWMKSILEERFGYAVYDCGIMRGKGDALSDRIQQSRTVILVPTSSDGCLESGLLSHNHIALMKQSSRVVLIRSESSASPRSEELQHLAKDGHCVTWKGTSSRLSSSSFWKELQCYLPVPQQTKRRPLLSTFTKHDNCETMDTHYC
- the LOC130521926 gene encoding interleukin-18 receptor 1-like isoform X2 yields the protein MMMMKCLLYLTALFTSLTGVCSQTPKNVQVMASEMVALHCPLNTTTIWIYYAAQAKDLSAMSMAEQRQMGVVVHGRNLVILSASVGHQGNYSCSAGNKSGQSWFRLTIEATRSSTFDQTCNAKESCTLKCPEKNAPAENIPGIKPSGITWHKAGYFRRVEEKDHGVYTCTRHYQCHDQLYNMTFTMLLDVKPNKKYREYQKSDIISPGMGETFYVDLGSRVVINCKAVMYSEFDDLFWLIGEDFVTTNQSLPVFYNPTSESKSGEINMTASLVFSNVSEADLLRNYTCKLDTASPPGTFVTIRLEKNGSSPPSYLSLAVSVGCVVFFMISVVIVYAKFKIYMVLFLRDTLGCHRSSSDGKSYDAFLMCYKSDTDGGLNEQDKCFLESVLEERFGYSLCLYDRDVLPGNAAPDAVLDSIEQSRTVVLIPTSSDSCLESGLLIAVHSALVEHRTRLVFIQTNVEQGTCSGSVSEALQLLAEAGDRVTWKGSSSVPLSSSFWKRLRYYLPALQNVKKIRLLP
- the LOC130521926 gene encoding interleukin-18 receptor 1-like isoform X1, with product MMMMKCLLYLTALFTSLTGVCSQTPKNVQVMASEMVALHCPLNTTTIWIYYAAQAKDLSAMSMAEQRQMGVVVHGRNLVILSASVGHQGNYSCSAGNKSGQSWFRLTIEATRSSTFDQTCNAKESCTLKCPEKNAPAENIPGIKPSGITWHKAGYFRRVEEKDHGVYTCTRHYQCHDQLYNMTFTMLLDVKPNKKYREYQKSDIISPGMGETFYVDLGSRVVINCKAVMYSEFDDLFWLIGEDFVTTNQSLPVFYNPTSSESKSGEINMTASLVFSNVSEADLLRNYTCKLDTASPPGTFVTIRLEKNGSSPPSYLSLAVSVGCVVFFMISVVIVYAKFKIYMVLFLRDTLGCHRSSSDGKSYDAFLMCYKSDTDGGLNEQDKCFLESVLEERFGYSLCLYDRDVLPGNAAPDAVLDSIEQSRTVVLIPTSSDSCLESGLLIAVHSALVEHRTRLVFIQTNVEQGTCSGSVSEALQLLAEAGDRVTWKGSSSVPLSSSFWKRLRYYLPALQNVKKIRLLP